One Paracidovorax avenae ATCC 19860 genomic region harbors:
- a CDS encoding VOC family protein has product MAHLSYVNVFARDVVALSGFYQHVFGFPEIEAIRSPIFRGLDTGRSSLGFNALDAYGLLGLSDHSDTRGVKFLLNIDVDSRDAVDRTVPVAVAAGATLVKPPYETYYHWYQAVLLDPEGNVFRINFML; this is encoded by the coding sequence ATGGCGCACCTTTCCTATGTCAACGTCTTCGCGCGGGACGTGGTCGCCCTCAGCGGCTTCTACCAGCACGTGTTCGGCTTTCCAGAAATCGAAGCGATCCGCTCGCCCATCTTCCGCGGGCTGGATACCGGGCGCAGCAGCCTGGGCTTCAATGCGCTGGATGCCTACGGTCTGCTGGGGCTGTCCGACCATTCGGACACGCGGGGCGTGAAGTTCCTGCTCAACATCGATGTCGATAGCCGCGACGCCGTGGACCGCACGGTGCCCGTCGCCGTCGCGGCAGGCGCGACGCTGGTCAAGCCGCCCTACGAGACCTACTACCACTGGTACCAGGCCGTCCTGCTCGATCCCGAGGGCAATGTGTTCCGCATCAATTTCATGCTGTGA
- a CDS encoding Crp/Fnr family transcriptional regulator produces MSTDVVSAGPLPEVPRHCGACRLRQRTQAFTPATGEELSFIESYRCGVEMVKAGGTLIRERQSGGRLYTLYSGWAFRYKTLSDGRRQILNFLLPGDLVGLQQEFSDAALHGVEAVTDCAFCAFDADGLWTMFREHARLAYGVTWLAARGEGMVDDNLLTAGRRSAIERVAVLLVHLYRRLDRLGLAEGGAVDFPINQQHIADALGLSLVHTNKTLRRLSEMGMHEISGGRLRLLNPRALARIAEYYDAIPRPVPLL; encoded by the coding sequence ATGAGTACCGATGTCGTTTCCGCTGGGCCTTTACCGGAGGTCCCGCGCCATTGCGGCGCCTGCCGGCTGCGCCAGCGTACCCAGGCTTTCACCCCGGCGACGGGCGAAGAATTGTCCTTCATCGAGTCCTACCGCTGCGGCGTGGAGATGGTGAAGGCGGGCGGCACGCTGATTCGCGAACGCCAGTCCGGCGGGCGGCTCTATACGCTCTACAGCGGATGGGCCTTCCGCTACAAGACCCTGTCGGACGGACGCCGGCAGATCCTGAATTTCCTGCTTCCGGGCGACCTGGTCGGGCTGCAGCAGGAGTTTTCCGACGCCGCGCTGCATGGCGTGGAAGCCGTGACGGACTGCGCCTTCTGCGCGTTCGATGCCGATGGCCTGTGGACGATGTTCCGCGAACACGCACGACTGGCCTACGGGGTCACGTGGCTGGCGGCACGCGGCGAGGGCATGGTGGACGACAACCTGCTCACGGCCGGCCGGCGCTCCGCGATCGAGCGGGTGGCGGTGCTGCTGGTGCACCTGTACCGCCGCCTGGACCGCCTGGGCCTGGCGGAGGGCGGGGCCGTGGATTTCCCGATCAACCAGCAGCACATCGCGGATGCGCTGGGGTTGTCGCTGGTGCACACCAACAAGACGCTGCGGCGCCTGTCCGAAATGGGCATGCACGAAATCTCGGGGGGCCGCCTGCGGCTGCTCAATCCGCGGGCGCTGGCGCGCATCGCGGAATACTACGACGCCATTCCCCGGCCCGTGCCCCTGCTGTGA
- a CDS encoding sensor histidine kinase, producing MTGAAAMGEAGSTDPGAERDRLQAELQALRQEQEAFLRAVSHDLRAPLRHILAYGRLVRELVEESNADPEALQFLDTMAHSGLQLGEMIDGLIQLGRAGLAPVQPQAVAVGEALRAAAEAALAAAAGPGASSAWPATVQWQWPDCGGMAVRADAALLHEVLLAVLDNALKFSRPVAQPCIALQAQPLPDGRVEIGVRDNGVGFVPGRAQQLFGVFQRLHPVSQFPGLGLGLARAKRFVERMDGEIGIDAVPAPPGGSAEGQGCRVRIVLPAAGA from the coding sequence TTGACGGGCGCCGCCGCGATGGGCGAAGCCGGTTCCACCGACCCCGGTGCGGAGCGCGACCGGCTGCAGGCCGAACTGCAGGCGCTGCGGCAGGAGCAGGAGGCCTTCCTGCGTGCGGTGTCGCACGACCTGCGCGCGCCGCTGCGCCACATACTGGCCTACGGGCGGCTGGTGCGCGAACTGGTGGAAGAAAGCAACGCCGATCCGGAGGCGCTGCAGTTCCTGGACACCATGGCCCATTCCGGCCTGCAACTGGGCGAGATGATCGACGGCCTGATCCAGCTGGGGCGTGCGGGGCTCGCACCCGTGCAGCCGCAGGCCGTCGCGGTGGGCGAGGCCCTGCGTGCCGCGGCCGAGGCTGCGCTGGCAGCGGCTGCGGGGCCCGGTGCTTCTTCCGCATGGCCGGCCACCGTGCAGTGGCAGTGGCCGGACTGCGGCGGCATGGCGGTGCGGGCCGATGCGGCGCTGCTGCACGAGGTACTGCTGGCGGTGCTGGACAACGCGCTCAAGTTCTCGCGGCCCGTGGCGCAGCCCTGCATCGCGCTGCAGGCGCAGCCGCTGCCGGACGGCCGGGTGGAAATCGGCGTGCGCGACAACGGTGTTGGATTCGTGCCGGGGCGCGCGCAGCAGCTGTTCGGCGTGTTCCAGCGGCTGCATCCGGTGAGCCAGTTTCCGGGCCTGGGCCTCGGGCTGGCGCGGGCGAAGCGCTTCGTGGAGCGCATGGATGGCGAGATCGGCATCGATGCCGTGCCTGCGCCGCCGGGCGGGTCCGCCGAGGGGCAGGGGTGCCGCGTGCGCATCGTGCTGCCTGCGGCCGGTGCCTGA
- a CDS encoding BMP family ABC transporter substrate-binding protein — translation MPRSLTRFSALAAIACTAIAAATAAQAQQPDGGFTLKGKPVIAMLYYGPRNDGGWTQALDEARVKIEAALGLKVQFVENISEDASVIKPAAERFISRGANIVIGTAFGHSDSFKDLAARHPDVAFLNASGTTNGPNLESFYGRTYESQYLCGMAAGAASKTGKLGFVAANPFGVVNWTINAYALGAQKMNPNATVNVIYTGSWNDPVKERAAASALIDQGADVIGQHVDSPTPQIVAQERGVHGTGHHRDLRQFAPKATLCSSVWVWDKFLIPEIRKIIAGGWKPAPYGAFIPMSGGGTDIAGFGPAVPPDKVKVILAERDALLKGKQIFAGPLKDRDGKERVAAGAVLPDADLWKMDWFVKGVVTQK, via the coding sequence ATGCCACGCTCCCTGACGCGCTTCTCCGCCCTGGCCGCGATCGCCTGCACCGCGATTGCTGCCGCCACCGCAGCCCAGGCACAGCAGCCGGATGGAGGCTTCACCCTCAAGGGCAAGCCGGTGATCGCGATGCTGTATTACGGCCCCAGGAACGACGGCGGCTGGACGCAGGCCCTCGACGAAGCCCGCGTGAAGATCGAAGCCGCGCTCGGGCTGAAAGTGCAGTTCGTCGAGAACATCTCCGAGGACGCCTCGGTGATCAAGCCGGCCGCCGAGCGCTTCATATCGCGCGGCGCCAACATCGTGATCGGCACCGCATTCGGCCACTCCGACTCGTTCAAGGACCTGGCCGCCAGGCACCCGGACGTGGCCTTCCTCAATGCCTCGGGCACCACCAACGGGCCCAACCTCGAGTCCTTCTACGGCCGCACCTATGAAAGCCAGTACCTGTGCGGCATGGCCGCCGGCGCGGCCAGCAAGACGGGCAAGCTCGGCTTCGTGGCGGCCAACCCCTTCGGCGTGGTGAACTGGACCATCAACGCCTACGCGCTGGGCGCGCAGAAGATGAACCCGAACGCCACGGTCAACGTGATCTACACCGGGAGCTGGAACGATCCCGTGAAGGAGCGCGCCGCGGCCTCGGCGCTCATCGACCAGGGGGCCGACGTGATCGGACAGCACGTGGACAGCCCCACGCCCCAGATCGTCGCCCAGGAGCGCGGCGTCCACGGAACGGGCCACCACCGCGACCTGCGGCAGTTCGCGCCCAAGGCCACGCTGTGCTCCTCCGTGTGGGTGTGGGACAAGTTCCTGATCCCCGAGATCCGGAAGATCATCGCCGGCGGCTGGAAGCCCGCGCCCTATGGCGCCTTCATCCCGATGAGCGGCGGCGGCACCGACATCGCCGGATTCGGCCCGGCGGTGCCGCCCGACAAGGTCAAGGTGATCCTGGCCGAGCGCGACGCCCTGCTCAAGGGCAAGCAGATCTTCGCGGGCCCCCTGAAGGACCGCGACGGCAAGGAGCGCGTCGCCGCGGGCGCAGTGCTGCCGGATGCCGATCTCTGGAAGATGGACTGGTTCGTCAAGGGCGTGGTCACGCAGAAGTGA
- a CDS encoding ABC transporter ATP-binding protein, translating into MASALELRSIRKSFDGFVALDDAHFHARWGEVHALLGENGAGKSSLMNIAAGLYAPEQGDMLVDDNAVRLAGPRDAARHRIGMVHQHFKLVRPFTAAQNILLGLPAEELGHRQQLAALEERIRIQAGALGFDIDPRQRVDSLSIAEQQRVEILKVLLAGARILILDEPTAVLTDQEAARLLGTMRELASQGCAVVLVTHRMADVKAYADRVTVMRGGRTVATVDPRTTSAEELVRMTVGAAPPREARTRSAPGAACLSLRALSTPVRGGRQALAGVTLDVHAGEIYGIAGVGGNGQGELAGAIMGLPIETSGDIALAGFGDLRKKTATARRAAGLACIPADRYSHALAGGLSIAENFAIGQVHNGRYGTPWWVRRGTIDQEAREAVAAFDVQGVRSLSQKAALLSGGNAQKLVIAREFSKQPRFILAHSPSRGLDVRAAAQVHERLRAARDAGAAVLLISEDLDEVMSLSDRIGVMAGGRIVAEFDPAADRQAIGRAMVHHD; encoded by the coding sequence ATGGCCAGCGCACTCGAGCTGCGGAGCATCCGCAAGAGTTTCGACGGCTTCGTCGCACTGGACGACGCGCACTTCCATGCACGCTGGGGAGAAGTGCATGCCCTGCTGGGCGAAAACGGCGCGGGCAAGTCCTCGCTGATGAACATCGCCGCCGGGCTCTATGCCCCCGAGCAGGGCGATATGCTGGTGGACGACAACGCCGTGCGGCTGGCCGGCCCGCGGGACGCGGCGCGGCACCGCATCGGCATGGTGCACCAGCACTTCAAGCTCGTGCGCCCCTTCACCGCGGCGCAGAACATTCTCCTCGGACTGCCTGCCGAGGAACTCGGCCACCGGCAGCAGCTGGCCGCGCTGGAAGAACGCATCCGCATCCAGGCCGGGGCACTGGGCTTCGACATCGATCCCCGCCAGCGCGTGGACAGCCTGTCCATCGCCGAACAGCAGCGCGTGGAGATCCTCAAAGTGCTGCTGGCGGGCGCGCGCATCCTGATCCTGGACGAGCCCACCGCCGTGCTCACCGACCAGGAGGCCGCGCGCCTGCTGGGCACCATGCGCGAGCTGGCATCGCAGGGCTGCGCGGTGGTGCTGGTCACGCACCGCATGGCCGACGTGAAGGCCTACGCCGACCGCGTGACCGTCATGCGCGGCGGGCGGACGGTGGCCACCGTGGATCCGCGCACCACCTCGGCCGAGGAACTCGTGCGCATGACGGTGGGCGCAGCGCCCCCGCGCGAGGCCCGCACGCGCAGCGCCCCGGGTGCGGCGTGCCTGTCGCTGCGCGCCCTCTCCACGCCTGTGCGGGGCGGCCGGCAGGCACTCGCCGGCGTGACGCTGGATGTGCATGCGGGCGAGATCTACGGCATTGCCGGCGTGGGGGGCAATGGCCAGGGCGAACTGGCCGGCGCCATCATGGGCCTGCCCATCGAGACCTCGGGCGACATCGCCCTCGCCGGGTTCGGCGACCTGCGCAAGAAGACAGCCACGGCACGCCGGGCCGCGGGGCTGGCCTGCATCCCGGCCGACCGCTACAGCCACGCGCTGGCAGGCGGCCTCTCGATCGCGGAGAACTTCGCCATCGGCCAGGTCCACAACGGACGGTACGGCACGCCCTGGTGGGTGCGCCGCGGCACGATCGACCAGGAGGCCCGCGAAGCGGTCGCCGCCTTCGACGTGCAGGGGGTGCGCTCCCTCTCGCAGAAGGCCGCACTGCTCTCGGGAGGCAATGCGCAGAAGCTGGTGATCGCGCGCGAGTTCAGCAAGCAGCCCCGCTTCATCCTGGCGCACAGCCCCAGCCGGGGCCTGGACGTGCGTGCGGCCGCCCAGGTGCACGAGCGGCTGCGGGCGGCGCGCGATGCCGGCGCCGCGGTGCTGCTCATCAGCGAAGACCTGGACGAGGTGATGTCCCTGTCCGACCGCATCGGCGTGATGGCCGGCGGACGCATCGTGGCCGAATTCGATCCCGCCGCGGACCGCCAGGCCATCGGCCGGGCCATGGTGCACCATGACTGA
- a CDS encoding isopenicillin N synthase family dioxygenase, translated as MPALDVPVIDLQPWFDGSREDRLRLAAQVDGACRDIGFLVVTNHQIPAELIERVSHASREFFALPLETKRRVDRPREDAVRGYSAVGEEGLSYSLEEAAPGDLKESFSIGPTDVPQDDYHRGPAAGAHFEPNPWPDVPGFREAYTAYFDAMSGLARTLMCIFATALRLPEDFFDDKIDRHISMFRVLSYPPQKEAPLPGQMRAGAHSDYGSLTIVRPDGPGLQVFNKAGQWVDVPMVEGSFVINIADLMMQWTNDTWISTLHRVANPPFDDALRNTRRQSLVFFHQPNYDAMIECLPSCLGPGEKPRHAPVTSGDHLTSKFVKQTTFGGTKAAA; from the coding sequence ATGCCTGCCCTGGACGTTCCCGTGATCGACCTGCAACCCTGGTTCGACGGCTCGCGAGAGGACAGGCTGCGCCTCGCTGCCCAGGTGGACGGCGCCTGCCGCGACATCGGCTTCCTGGTCGTCACGAACCACCAGATCCCGGCGGAACTCATCGAACGGGTATCGCACGCATCGCGCGAATTCTTCGCACTGCCCCTGGAGACCAAGCGCCGCGTGGACCGCCCTCGCGAGGATGCCGTGCGGGGCTACAGCGCCGTGGGCGAGGAAGGGCTGTCCTACAGCCTCGAGGAAGCCGCTCCCGGCGACCTCAAAGAATCGTTCTCGATCGGCCCCACGGACGTTCCCCAGGACGACTACCACCGGGGACCGGCCGCGGGCGCGCACTTCGAACCCAACCCGTGGCCCGACGTGCCGGGCTTCCGCGAGGCCTACACCGCGTACTTCGATGCCATGAGCGGCCTGGCGCGCACGCTGATGTGCATCTTCGCCACGGCGCTGCGCCTGCCCGAGGACTTCTTCGACGACAAGATCGACCGGCACATCAGCATGTTCCGGGTGCTGAGCTATCCGCCCCAGAAGGAAGCGCCCCTGCCCGGACAGATGCGTGCCGGCGCCCACAGCGACTACGGCAGCCTGACCATCGTGCGCCCCGACGGCCCGGGACTGCAGGTGTTCAACAAGGCAGGCCAGTGGGTCGATGTGCCGATGGTGGAAGGCAGCTTCGTGATCAACATCGCCGACCTGATGATGCAGTGGACCAACGACACGTGGATTTCCACCCTGCACCGGGTCGCCAATCCGCCGTTCGACGACGCGCTGCGCAATACGCGGCGCCAATCGCTCGTGTTCTTCCACCAGCCGAACTACGACGCCATGATCGAGTGCCTGCCCAGCTGCCTCGGCCCGGGCGAGAAGCCACGCCACGCCCCCGTCACGTCCGGCGACCACCTCACGTCCAAGTTCGTCAAGCAGACCACGTTCGGCGGCACCAAGGCCGCGGCCTGA
- the glmU gene encoding bifunctional UDP-N-acetylglucosamine diphosphorylase/glucosamine-1-phosphate N-acetyltransferase GlmU, protein MSALDVIIMAAGKGTRMKSRIPKVLQRLAGRPLLGHVLDQARGLQARRAVVVTGHGAAEVEPFIDRAADGLDVRCVRQEPQLGTGHAVQQAVPALQGDGTVVVLSGDVPLTRADTLRALVAAGGGGQLALLTVTLPDPSGYGRIVRGDDGAVRGIVEHKDATEAQRAIDEVYSGIMAVPAGLLAGWLARLTNDNAQGEYYLTDIVAMAVADGVPVVAHRIADALQVAGVNSPLQLAELERAHQLAQARALMEQGVRLADPARFDLRDDPRTGARGELVCGQDVEIDVNCIFSGRVELGEGVRIGAHCCIANARIAAGAVVHPYTHIDGEQPAGVQVGEGALVGPFARLRPGAQLGREVHIGNFVEVKNSSLADGAKANHLAYLGDATVGERVNYGAGSITANYDGANKHRTVIEADAHIGSNCVLVAPVTIGAGGTVGGGSTITRNTPPGVLSVSRGRQVSIEHWKRPVKGPRAPG, encoded by the coding sequence ATGAGCGCACTGGACGTCATCATCATGGCCGCGGGCAAAGGCACGCGCATGAAAAGCCGCATTCCCAAGGTCCTGCAGCGCCTCGCGGGGCGACCCCTGCTGGGGCACGTGCTCGACCAGGCGCGCGGCCTGCAGGCGCGGCGCGCCGTCGTCGTGACGGGCCATGGCGCGGCCGAGGTGGAACCTTTCATCGACCGCGCGGCGGACGGGCTGGATGTGCGCTGCGTGCGGCAGGAGCCGCAGCTGGGCACCGGCCACGCCGTGCAGCAGGCGGTGCCTGCGCTGCAGGGCGACGGGACGGTGGTCGTGCTGTCCGGCGACGTGCCGCTCACCCGCGCGGACACCCTGCGCGCGCTGGTGGCGGCGGGCGGGGGCGGGCAACTGGCCCTGCTCACCGTGACCCTGCCGGATCCGTCGGGCTACGGGCGCATCGTGCGTGGCGATGACGGCGCGGTGCGCGGCATCGTCGAGCACAAGGACGCCACCGAAGCGCAGCGCGCCATCGACGAGGTGTACAGCGGCATCATGGCCGTGCCCGCAGGGCTGCTGGCCGGCTGGCTGGCGCGGCTGACCAACGACAACGCCCAGGGCGAGTACTACCTGACCGACATCGTGGCCATGGCCGTGGCCGACGGCGTGCCCGTGGTGGCGCACCGCATCGCCGACGCGCTGCAGGTGGCCGGCGTGAACAGCCCGCTGCAGCTGGCCGAGCTGGAGCGCGCCCACCAGCTTGCACAGGCGCGCGCGCTGATGGAGCAGGGCGTGCGCCTGGCCGATCCCGCACGCTTCGACCTGCGCGATGACCCGCGCACCGGCGCGCGTGGCGAACTGGTCTGCGGGCAGGATGTTGAAATCGACGTGAACTGCATCTTTTCCGGCCGCGTGGAACTGGGCGAGGGTGTGCGCATCGGCGCGCACTGCTGCATCGCCAATGCGCGCATCGCCGCGGGCGCGGTGGTCCACCCCTATACCCACATCGACGGCGAGCAGCCCGCGGGCGTGCAGGTGGGCGAGGGCGCGCTGGTCGGGCCGTTCGCGCGGCTGCGGCCCGGCGCGCAACTGGGGCGCGAAGTGCACATCGGCAACTTCGTGGAAGTGAAGAATTCGAGCCTGGCCGACGGTGCCAAGGCCAACCACCTCGCCTACCTGGGCGACGCCACGGTGGGCGAGCGCGTGAACTATGGCGCCGGCAGCATCACCGCCAACTACGACGGCGCGAACAAGCACCGCACGGTGATCGAGGCCGATGCGCACATCGGCAGCAACTGCGTGCTGGTGGCGCCCGTGACCATCGGCGCGGGCGGTACCGTGGGCGGCGGCTCGACCATCACCAGGAACACGCCGCCGGGCGTGCTCAGCGTCTCGCGCGGACGGCAGGTGAGCATCGAGCACTGGAAGCGGCCCGTGAAGGGCCCGCGGGCTCCGGGTTGA
- a CDS encoding ABC transporter permease yields MTEVALSPPAAGRPQPLASRRYTLEIRQQMPLPRQALVLAMAVFAGLALSGLILVAAGVPARELFNEFIVSTLFDLQSLQAVLFQAAPMIMIGLAASIAFRARFWNLGLEGQMVWGAIAATSLSLYDIGPPALRLPLMALAALAGGLLWAAGPALLKLRLRVNEIISTLMLNYIAGNFLLHLVYGAWKDPKDSFPYSPQFRSFERLPEFLGPSGVAVLLSLLAMALAWWFVQASRAGLYLRFVDANPRMAQAVGVPVRTVILGTVLGSGALAGLGGFLVAAGQEGRLTQSFYQGYGFSGILIAFLARNHPVAAAVVAVLVATLFVAGRNLQVFYQIPFSMVQLIQAIIVVSVASSDFFIRHRLRRVASS; encoded by the coding sequence ATGACTGAAGTCGCACTCTCCCCTCCTGCCGCCGGGCGCCCGCAACCGCTGGCGAGCCGCCGCTACACGCTCGAGATCCGCCAGCAGATGCCGCTGCCGAGGCAGGCCCTGGTCCTGGCGATGGCCGTGTTCGCCGGACTGGCCCTGTCCGGGCTGATCCTGGTGGCCGCCGGCGTTCCCGCGCGCGAGCTGTTCAACGAGTTCATCGTGAGCACGCTGTTCGACCTGCAGAGCCTGCAGGCCGTGCTGTTCCAGGCGGCCCCGATGATCATGATCGGCCTGGCCGCATCGATCGCCTTCCGGGCGCGGTTCTGGAACCTGGGGCTCGAGGGGCAGATGGTCTGGGGCGCGATCGCCGCGACCTCCCTCTCGCTGTACGACATCGGCCCGCCCGCGCTGCGCCTGCCGCTCATGGCCCTGGCCGCACTCGCCGGCGGCCTGCTCTGGGCCGCAGGGCCCGCGCTGCTCAAGCTGCGCCTCAGGGTCAACGAGATCATCTCCACGCTCATGCTCAACTACATCGCCGGCAATTTCCTGCTGCACCTGGTGTACGGCGCATGGAAGGATCCTAAGGACTCCTTTCCCTACTCGCCGCAGTTCCGCAGCTTCGAACGCCTGCCCGAATTCCTCGGGCCCTCGGGCGTGGCCGTCCTGCTGTCGCTGCTGGCGATGGCGCTGGCATGGTGGTTCGTGCAGGCCAGCCGCGCGGGCCTGTACCTGCGCTTCGTCGATGCGAATCCCCGCATGGCGCAGGCCGTGGGGGTTCCGGTGCGCACCGTCATCCTCGGCACGGTGCTCGGATCGGGCGCGCTGGCCGGGCTGGGCGGCTTCCTGGTGGCGGCCGGGCAGGAGGGACGGCTCACCCAGTCCTTCTACCAGGGCTACGGCTTCTCGGGCATCCTGATCGCGTTCCTGGCACGCAACCATCCCGTGGCCGCCGCCGTCGTCGCCGTGCTCGTGGCCACGCTCTTCGTGGCGGGGCGCAACCTGCAGGTCTTCTACCAGATCCCGTTCTCGATGGTGCAGCTGATCCAGGCCATCATCGTGGTCAGCGTGGCGTCGTCCGATTTCTTCATCCGCCACCGGCTGCGCCGCGTGGCATCGTCCTGA
- a CDS encoding DUF2917 domain-containing protein produces the protein MDVSNFPDSQQWCAPAGAWRLACGQAMGLRPRRPGTLEIVQGGVWLTVSGRAASEEDVFLRRGDTLRIAAGQHAVLEPWPAPGRTGGVSFLWTEEGSQGVPVASAWSAVACALGDMFRAQAALGRALLALGRAVGHAAIGRRPEGRGSAQMPSAMALRGRH, from the coding sequence ATGGATGTATCCAACTTTCCAGATTCGCAACAATGGTGCGCTCCCGCGGGTGCGTGGAGGCTGGCCTGCGGCCAGGCCATGGGGCTGCGGCCACGGCGTCCCGGGACGCTGGAAATCGTCCAGGGCGGTGTCTGGCTGACGGTATCGGGCCGCGCGGCCAGCGAAGAGGATGTTTTCCTGCGCAGGGGCGACACGCTCCGGATCGCGGCGGGGCAGCACGCCGTGCTGGAACCCTGGCCGGCTCCGGGCAGGACGGGCGGCGTGTCGTTTCTGTGGACGGAGGAAGGCTCGCAGGGCGTACCGGTGGCATCGGCCTGGAGTGCCGTGGCCTGCGCCCTGGGTGACATGTTCCGTGCCCAGGCGGCCCTGGGGCGCGCGCTGCTGGCACTGGGCCGGGCCGTGGGGCATGCGGCCATCGGCCGTCGGCCGGAGGGCCGGGGCAGTGCGCAGATGCCCTCCGCCATGGCGCTGCGGGGCCGCCATTGA
- a CDS encoding BLUF domain-containing protein, with protein sequence MTLFPPPLTAPLLEVLYVSTLAPGQPVGIVATIAAKARLSNVRDGITGLLVFDGQRFCQQLEGPPATLASLLERIRADVRHTAMEVLHQAPLMQRRFQRFSLAFSTLEDEDALPRMESLAGNEAMAAFEALAIDLEL encoded by the coding sequence ATGACGCTTTTCCCTCCTCCGCTGACTGCACCGCTCCTGGAAGTGCTCTATGTCAGCACGCTGGCCCCCGGCCAGCCCGTTGGCATCGTGGCCACCATCGCCGCCAAGGCCCGGTTGTCCAATGTCCGGGACGGCATCACGGGCCTGCTGGTGTTCGACGGCCAGCGTTTCTGCCAGCAACTGGAAGGTCCCCCGGCCACCCTGGCCTCCCTGCTGGAGCGCATCCGCGCCGATGTGCGCCATACCGCGATGGAAGTGCTGCACCAGGCCCCCCTGATGCAGCGCCGGTTCCAGCGGTTCAGCCTCGCCTTCAGTACGCTGGAAGACGAGGATGCGCTGCCCCGCATGGAGTCGCTGGCGGGCAACGAGGCCATGGCGGCCTTCGAGGCGCTGGCCATCGATCTGGAACTGTGA
- a CDS encoding DUF2917 domain-containing protein: MSASHVLNFQQSTSRDRSSGLDVYRLAPGQAHSLRPRVPMALRIASGRAWVTIDDGAPGESDPAAGDIVLHAGQTLWIAAGQHAVIEPLGKDVVQYRFDISRVVKSEAAGQGVVSARTPACA; this comes from the coding sequence ATGTCTGCTTCACATGTTCTGAATTTTCAACAATCCACCTCCCGTGACCGTTCCTCCGGCCTCGATGTCTATCGACTGGCCCCGGGCCAGGCCCACAGCCTGCGCCCGCGCGTGCCGATGGCGCTGCGCATCGCATCGGGCCGGGCGTGGGTGACCATCGACGACGGCGCGCCGGGCGAGTCCGACCCGGCCGCGGGCGATATCGTCCTGCACGCCGGCCAGACGCTCTGGATCGCCGCCGGCCAGCATGCCGTCATCGAACCGCTGGGCAAGGACGTGGTGCAGTACCGCTTCGACATCTCGCGCGTGGTGAAGAGCGAAGCGGCCGGCCAGGGCGTGGTGTCCGCCCGCACCCCGGCCTGCGCCTGA
- a CDS encoding LysR substrate-binding domain-containing protein, translated as MTLPAPVAHLRTRPVAVGHWRAFLAVARHLNFRAAAEELSLTQSAVSRQIQALEDEVGVPLFLRHTRAVELTSAGAQLQRAVAPALERLDASVRLVRQTAGRKSVAITTWASFASMWLIPRMEEFQRDNPDIDIRIDASDVSVDLETADVDLALRYAVPGSQLQGAQRLFGEQLAVVASPWLLKSGPPIRKPADVAQFTLIEAGDAHRTAYLEWLTWRRWFEQNGQSKLQPKRWLYFNYAHQIVQAALTGQGLALARMPLIADSLASGDLVEVLPGYRLDSPLVYWMLVGPRSGQRPEIKAFCSWLLREAQLTREAVGEVPDPDLNDDLG; from the coding sequence ATGACCCTTCCCGCCCCTGTCGCACATCTGCGCACGCGGCCCGTGGCAGTCGGCCACTGGCGCGCCTTCCTCGCCGTGGCCCGCCACCTGAATTTCCGCGCCGCCGCCGAAGAGCTGTCCCTCACGCAATCGGCGGTGAGCCGCCAGATCCAGGCGCTGGAAGACGAAGTAGGCGTGCCGCTCTTCCTGCGGCACACGCGCGCGGTGGAGCTCACCAGCGCGGGGGCGCAGCTGCAGCGCGCCGTGGCGCCTGCGCTGGAGCGGCTCGATGCCAGCGTGCGGCTCGTGCGGCAGACGGCCGGGCGCAAGAGCGTCGCGATCACGACCTGGGCCAGCTTCGCATCCATGTGGCTGATTCCGCGCATGGAGGAATTCCAGCGCGACAACCCTGACATCGACATCCGCATCGATGCGAGCGACGTGTCCGTGGACCTGGAAACCGCGGATGTCGATCTCGCACTGCGCTACGCCGTGCCGGGCTCGCAACTGCAGGGCGCGCAACGGCTGTTCGGGGAGCAGCTTGCCGTGGTGGCCAGCCCGTGGCTGCTCAAGAGCGGCCCGCCCATCCGCAAGCCCGCGGACGTCGCCCAGTTCACGCTGATCGAGGCCGGCGACGCCCACCGCACGGCCTACCTGGAATGGCTGACGTGGCGGCGCTGGTTCGAGCAGAACGGCCAGTCCAAGCTGCAGCCCAAGCGCTGGCTCTACTTCAACTACGCCCACCAGATCGTGCAGGCCGCACTCACCGGCCAGGGCCTTGCGCTCGCGCGGATGCCGCTCATCGCGGACAGCCTCGCGTCCGGCGACCTCGTCGAGGTGCTGCCCGGCTACCGGCTCGATTCGCCGCTGGTGTACTGGATGCTGGTAGGGCCGCGCAGCGGGCAGCGTCCCGAGATCAAGGCGTTCTGCTCCTGGCTGCTGCGCGAGGCGCAGCTCACCCGCGAAGCCGTGGGCGAAGTCCCCGATCCGGACCTGAACGACGACCTGGGCTGA